Below is a window of Cydia strobilella chromosome 8, ilCydStro3.1, whole genome shotgun sequence DNA.
CCGGTACTTACTCGTAGATAGTTTATTGGGATTTTctttattaaatcataaataGGTATCAAACAAAACGCTATTTGTGCTAGTGGAAGACGGTTTTAAATATCCGACCTATGAAATACGATTGCAGCTTGCAGCTgactatctatacatataataaagcggaacagggtcgaaagtctgtacatggaagatattcgaaaaaaaattgtctggggatacttagaatcgataacagaacacattccaacagtttttagaatttttgtctgtttatctgtttgtctgtttatctgtttgtctgtttatttgaccgcgctacaaatgaaaacggctgaacggattttgatgcaaactttactaatctgtcgaaaaaatccacggccaggttataggctataaaaatttgagaaattttacccgtaagggggttaaaaaggggatgaaagtttgtatggagttcaagatttattttaagctagcaatttgaaacttcgtaagaagatatattattgaaatacaagaaaactaatttcagcgtttttgaaaattcatcccctaaggaggtgaaatagaggttgaaagtttgtatggagttcaatttttttttagtgcattacttgaaactttgtataatgggcatattattataatacaggaaaagtaattttagcgttttcaagaattcgtcccctaacagggttaaaagggggttgaaagtttgaatccattacaaatgctttgaaacttcttagaaaggtatgatagacgattacaaaaaaactaattttggggtttttggaaatttaacccctcaggaggttgaaaaggggatgaaagtttgtcttggggtgcaaattttattttaagccaggaacttaaaactttgcaaaacgttaattatattaaaaagcaagaaaaaaattttcagcgtttttaaaaattcatcccctatggtggtgaaaaaggggttaaaaactttatcttgataactatatcattttagctactaggccaagttaggtatcgtttttgtataaatcgggtatgccgaattcatttatgatatcaaaatgacaccattcccgagtgaaaacacaaaaaatatgaaaaaaaaattttttatttctctttacgcttaaaccgctaaaccgatttagataaaatttggtatctatacatataataaagcggaagagggtcgaaagtctgtacatggaagatattcgaaaaaaaattgtctggggatacttagaatcgataacagaacacattccaacagtttttagaatttttgtctgtttatctgtttgtctgtttatctgtttgtctgtttatttgaccgcgctacaaatgaaaacggctgaacggattttgatgcaaactttactaatctgtcgaaaaaatccacggccaggttataggctataaaaatttgagaaattttacccgtaagggggttaaaaaggggatgaaagtttgtatggagttcaagatttattttaagctagcaatttgaaacttcgtaagaagatatattattgaaatacaagaaaactaatttcagcgtttttgaaaattcatcccctaaggaggtgaaatagaggttgaaagtttgtatggagttcaattttttttagtgcattacttgaaactttgtataatgggcatattattataatacaggaaaagtaattttagcgttttcaagaattcgtcccctaacagggttaaaagggggttgaaagtttgaatccattacaaatgctttgaaacttcttagaaaggtatgatagacgattacaaaaaaactaattttggggtttttggaaatttaacccctcaggaggttgaaaaggggatgaaagtttgtcttggggtgcaaattttattttaagccaggaacttaaaactttgcaaaacgttaattatattaaaaagcaagaaaaaatttttcagcgtttttaaaaattcatcccctatggtggtgaaaaaggggttaaaaactttatcttgataactatatcattttagctactaggccaagttaggtatcgtttttgtataaatcgggtatgccgaattcatttatgatatcaaaatgacaccattcccgagtgaaaacacaaaaaatatgaaaaaaaaattttttatttctctttacgcttaaaccgctaaaccgatttagataaaatttggtatagagatagtttgagtcccgtggaagaacatagggtagtttttatccaaaaaatggagactgcgtttgcatggagaagcggccgtgccctttcttcttaataatggtcacgaaggtgggtacttttaaaaaaaacatttttcagtaaatgtcaaacgatttgggacttatacgcgttaccatgccttcccgaaaaaaatctaatctttcgcgaaagtctcgcaatgcattgcggccacaaggggcacggtctcaggagtctgagaaaaaccacggtgagagactcagtggcgctctagccaggcaggtcgcttcgcttttggctgaaacggcaagccagcgcgagtctcgattgtgatcccaaatacatcgtacgcaatacatatgtaggcgcagatcctgacggagtgtggcgccggagaagccgtgttcatcctgcgtatccccctcattccgagcaacttcccgttccgcttcaagcgcctacaggtccccgtgagcgtctgcttcgctatgaccatcaacaagtcgtaggggcagacgctacgcagttgaatttcccactccgaaaacaaaaacaaaggggcagacgctgcccgccgccggcgtcatgcttagactgatttgactggaggaccgatttggatgacatgattttgatgggaacacccaaatattccgaaatacgtttttccgatttttataaccacgactttcataatcccgatttataagtccgaaatatcaaaattacgatttttaaaaacacgatggaataaaatcacgaatgtgctatttccgaaaactttaaatccgattgtcacttgacagaaagcttaaagttccgattttacacttttccgaaaatattttttttccgaattcctaaattccgaaaaatcattgtccgatcggaaataaaataattcgatattcagaaattcggttttttacaagatcggaaaatgaagtccgtgatattcaaatgaagactcacgttttagtaattattacgggtacctgttgtgccgcgtcatgttaaattcggcataaaatatttttggcataaaaattcggcataaataaatagacagaactgcgaacccgaactgttgctagaagtgggttaggttaggttagaactgcgacccccaagaaaacgaactgttgccagaagtgggttaggttaggttagaattgcgacccccaagaaaacgaactgttgccagaaaagtgggttaggttaggttagaactgcgacccccaagaaaacgaactgttgccaaaaaagtggaaatttaaaaattgggatatttaaaataggaatcacgttaattcggaataagagcaattccgaattcgtgattttgaaaatcgtaaatgttaaattcggtgtttgccaccatcggaattgttatagtcggaattatgtagttcggaatttacaaaattcggctttttgggttttcggaaatataaatcttcgtgattttcataattcgtaattatgacagtcggaattttgatttgggtcgagcatttaaaaatcggaatgataaaattcgacattctaaaattcagaataaaaattttcggaaatatgtagtgtacccgatttggataggtacagtaaaggacttaaaaatacaaaaatggtactgtatcgttcgatatacacctactactctatgccgtttaaatcacgtcaaaaaattgaataagagcaaaaaaaaacattttggagtgtaattttatttagtggtagcaaagaggatataatattatagagcggtactgacatagtaaattttttaaccacagtaaattcactgccatctatcgacacactttaaaactaaaaatgaagatttataaaaatacgataaaatgtatttaaatatggataaatgattttttttatttgcattaattatttttattattttgacccatgttctttcactgatatgcgttaaaattgttaaataataacaaacgaaaccgttaacgccctctatacgagagtaggcaaaaggtagtagcgacatccgatcgagaatcaaattttcgtgattttcgaggcacgttttttccttagactgtatccatctattacggagttatatctatctttggtggtaggtacataattgtaaaatattttatctggactacacctctagcgtatccatctgtcaactttactttaagttccgtttccaggggacagggagataaattaggggtgaattagccgcttactgacacagaccgaattccacgcaggcgaagccgcgggcacagctagtatctTAATATTTAAGGTGCGACAAACGCAGCATTGAACGCATGCGTCAATGGAATggaatgtaggaaaaatgaCAATGCGCTTACCGCTTCGTTTAAACAATGTGCAAACAATGTAGTGTCATTAAATTATCTGATATAAAATGGGTGTGCGGCATTCGCATTTATTGCGTTTACCGTATAAACAACAACCGCGCGCTTAACCGACTCGATtacattttcatcacacttgctcgaaaaagatcttattttatGCAgttgtactgaaggacaaaggcctatattgttcccgcgggagttatggattctgaaaaaagctataactcactcgtgagttataactttttttaaattatgtcactaattcataccaCCCAAGTAgatataaatgagttttactttataaatactgacgtttatattttttttgtttatcctttaaaatatttaatttaattaatttaatagccgtttcaaatatttttacagaattttcaattgtggctgaatgccgatgggACTTCCGGTCTGTGTCCTCGATGCttaaactgccaaaaaatttcataatggcggacgaatgtttgaaatgtcaccgtatttcagaatgatttaaaatttagttttttctttgcaagtgtgatggaaaacattgtgtgtaactccgggggtaagaatattgttacttgagtctttaattcactccagcctaCGCATGTCGTGAATATATACTCTCGTACAATATGTCACTTAtcccacgttgcacaatgtactattattctaTGTCAGAGCGAGAACATCAGCAACGCGCTGTACTGCTCGGGCTGGGAGTGCGGCGTGGCCGCCATGGCAGGAGTGCGCGCGCGCCTCATGCTGGTGGTCACGCGGGCCTCTAAGCCGCTCGTGCTCACTGCGGGCGGCATCACAGACCTATCGCTCGAATCCTACTCTAACGTATGTGCCGCGTCAGTGTTTTATATATCAGAAACTCAGAACCAGAACCAACTCGCTCGGTCTGGAATGGATGGCCAGTAACTTACTCTATCGCTTGTGCCGCGTCAATCGGCATGCGCTATCTTTGTACGTCAATCGGGTCTCTCACTGCTCAGGATCGTGGTCTAGATGGAAACATAATAATAGGCTCCACCAATCGTATGTACCTAACCATTGCATCCTTGCTTTGGGTATGATaagactattacttattctgtaccTTGGGACACCTAGTCAAACCGAGGGCTGCGCGCTGTCTTAAAATCAGGAACAGAATTTTTTATGAACCGCTtatttgtatacctactataCCTACTATTAGTATTCTTTAAAACCTAGTTTTATTCAATTCGGTAAAtatgttcagcaaacgagccagaatttaaaaaaaagtgttgttGGTAACATTTCGCAATTTGAATAAATTAAGACATTTGAATGTTTAAGTATCCCCATATAAGCCGGAAGCTTTATGtgatacaaatataattatgtaatattggAAAAAATTTAAAGTAACTTTGTTGTTTTAACATTTTCAGTTGGTGAAGACTTCATACAGTGCTCTTACAATTTTACTTCGCCTGCGTCACGATTAAACACCAGGAccagatttacaaaaatttaagCGTAGCTAAAGCTTGAACAGCGTTTAGCACACTCCCCTGTTCTAGATCATTCACAATTTACCCTTCATTCGCAAGAGACACCTACCTGCCATCAATTAATTCCACTCATTACATTATCTCAGAAAAGTGACATAAAGAACACAAAACTCGTAAAAATGGCACGAAACCTCCTATATTCTTATGTTAATTTGGACCAATTGTCAGACACTTATTTACATCTGCACAAAACAATTTGGAATAATGTTAGTGAACGTGGTCTCGTCCGAATACTAATTATAAATGCTGGAAGTGGACTCGGGCCTCAAAGTCGGAGGAACAGCTGAAGTGAACACATCGCGTCATTTTGTTCAACAAGATGAATGTCGTCGGATACTTAATTACGCTTGCTAATCTCCAGGTAAATATACAATGCATTAATTTTAGAGTgcctaataggtacctacgtaaataaaataaaataaatgttatcgAATTGCGTTgatgtttttatataaataatgagCGTAGTTACTTGTAACTAGAGTTACTTATTTTTGAATTGCTTATGAAAaggttttagtgacatcaacttaaacttgaaaaaaaaaaaaaaaacagccaagtgcgagtcggactcacgcacgaagggttccgtaccattacggaaaaaaacagcaaaaaaatcacgtttgttgtatgggagccccatttaaatatttatattattctgtttttagtatttgttgttatagtggcaacagaaatacatcatctgtgaaaatttcaactgtctagctatcacggtgagatacagcctggtgacatcaTACAGAGAgacagagacggacagacggacggatagatggtcagcggagtcttagtaatagggtcccgtttttaccctttgggtacgaaaccctaaaaaggcctGGATTGCATCGTGCTCTCACATCCAACCCAGATGTATAGTTACTGAGAGTAATGTCAAATCAAACCATGATCGGATTTTGAAGTTATGATGCTGCTGCTGCACGAACTAACTTCGAATTTCATTACAAGTAAAGAAGGCTCGAAAAGTAttttcgtttaaaaataaaacaagtaactattgttttacaaaggggcaaagttgttatttaaatCCTCGTGCTTATAGTGACACCCGAGcaagtaaattaaaaagtaaaatcttgagcgttgcgaggtaAAGGGCACGatggttaaacaaactttgctaccgagtgaaacacaaaaaaattcacacaccaacgcgaggaaaatacaaactgtttaatacaaattaaatccAAATGAATGCTATTAAATCAGtcaaattcatcccttaaaatTCAATGCCGCCAGCCAACATGGGGAAACAACTCAAATATTGCATCTAATTAccttgccactcttgtggataaaatacaaATTTCTCACCAGTTTTCGACGAATAAGGAGAGCccttacgagctggtgtggtgaaaataatgtTTTGCTTTTCAGAGTTTCCAAGACTCTGGTGGGCCATTAAAGGACTTGTCCATACGAGTGAACGACGTGCAGACACTTGCAAACGAGCTGAGGAACCACCCCGAGTTCACCCTTGAGGGCTTCAGACAGACCGGCTACTGCCAAGTTGGCAACATCGGCAAGTACTTGTCTCAGAACCTGCGCAACTATCTCTTCCACGGCAACGCGAATCCTAAAGACGAGGGCGTCATTTTGACTCTTAACTATTCCAACCGAACTCCAGCGCCAAAAGGCTCCATCACTGACCAAGAAGACGGGACCTTGTCTTACTACGTACATAAAACTGGGGATCTTAGTAAAGACGAAAGGCAGAATCTCTACAGGTACTTGGACACTATCAAAGGATACAACCGCAACAAAAGAGCTGTGTCTGACATGGTGAATTGACACGTCACGTAGCGCTTGCATCTGTTTTAAGTTACTTCACACTTGTTTATAATAAGATCTTACAGAATTTATAAAGTAGATTAATAAAAGTAGTAAGCACAGTTACAGTTTTCTTCACTTGGaccattatattttttattttttattataggttCAATGTACGTAGCTTTAGGTACCCCCAAATAACCGTAAATTTAAACGGCCGATGAAAATTTTAACAGCACCTTAtgattactaacaaattatacctAACTAAAATTTGGCACAGTACAGCTATGCTATAGCTGTGCATTTCGTTACCAAATGATTGTCAATTTTAACATGATTAACTAATTTTGAGTACTATGAGAATAATTAATTTCACTAAGTATTGGATTCAAAATTTTCTCCATAAATTTTGCCgattcactgatgtagataattaagataaaaatgagagccctaaataaaccttcaagagcagATATCTCGAAAATTATACAAGGTTTCAAAAAACTTGAccaaataaaacttgtaacaaattaaatcacttttcattttgtataagtacaaattaaatcacttttcattttgtataagtacaaattaaatcacttttcattttgtataagtggtcatgtcgctcagacgcatagtttccgagatataatcgaaaacccgaaaaattgaaccttcaacCTCCCCCTTCaaccagcaccagggttacggtcggggacttttgatatgttcatctcctaactaatccaaacaaagctacgaagtcaaaaattgtgttcctagcatttccctctatacctttttattgcttggcctatcaGTTTTAACCTATAAAATTCACTCAGAATAAAAGTCCCTGCTATTCTTAGTTTGTTGCTGCTATTCTGTTACTTTAGCTCTTCCAGTATTCTCTATTTCGTTCACTCTCCGAGGATACGCATTATTACCTCCCTAACCAAATTATTATTAGTGAAACAAATTGTATTTGCAACTTCTGCCCCGCCCCTTTGTCTTTAATCTGAATgccagtcgctttcgtaaaaactagtgcccacgccaattcctgggattagttgccaattaagcggaccccaggctcccatgagccgtggcaaaaatgccgggataacgcgaggaagatgacgaTGATTAAGTATCAATATTGCCCGTATGTAGGATGTAGGATGGATATGCATTAAAACCCGATAGTTATGCACCTTTGTGACGGACGACGGACGACAATGCATAATACATGTGACGCTTCAAACAGATTCCTTGCTACAGCGAAGCTCTGCAATTAGTATCCCGAATGCATCAACCAACGGGAAATGCAAGATAAACTGTACCCATTTTGCATTTCGTCATAAAGGTATTTGATTAAATACAGTGTTGCCAACCTAGAACTTTTTCATCTTCATATTCGAGATACTTCATCAGCACATGACATCATTAGAGTTCTACATAACAACACAATCCTTATATATAGCTTTACTTACCGTGTAACTAGTGAGGTTGATTAGTGTAAGTATTGCATTAAATAAAGAGAACTATAAAGCTCAATGCTAATTTCGACCATCTGGAACaagcattataattattataatataggccAAATCTAGGatgtacatataggtatacCAAAAGTATCACTACTAAGTCAACTAACACGTCTGACACCACCAATTGTGGTTCTATTCTGTCGTAGGGAGGAATATCATGAttagtcataagtcataaagcAATGACTAAAAAAATAGATTCAAATATTGTTAATTGTAAATTATGTGATAAGTTAAGGTTATAACCTTGCCTTATAAGGCA
It encodes the following:
- the LOC134743669 gene encoding uncharacterized protein LOC134743669 gives rise to the protein MNVVGYLITLANLQSFQDSGGPLKDLSIRVNDVQTLANELRNHPEFTLEGFRQTGYCQVGNIGKYLSQNLRNYLFHGNANPKDEGVILTLNYSNRTPAPKGSITDQEDGTLSYYVHKTGDLSKDERQNLYRYLDTIKGYNRNKRAVSDMVN